From the Nematostella vectensis chromosome 7, jaNemVect1.1, whole genome shotgun sequence genome, the window TAATGTCAATCAAGTCAATCagtcaataagaaatgaacaCAAGTAGATTAAGTTAACACTTCCAAATAAGATGCTATATACAAAGTTAATGCAGGTTTGATATTGGATTTACAATCATCACAAGAATTCATCACATTAAAACCCTGAGAAGATGTACTGTGTCTTACAATCAcagtatttatatttattttaaaacattttatcaCATCGAAAACAATAAAACCTATCTTAGTCTATTTTTTAAGGAGTGATAAAGGTCTTGCCatgatataaataataatattgaatTTATGCAAGGAGCTAATTAGACCTCTCTGGTATGGCTGTTCACCAACTAGATTAACTATGGCATGGTTAACTAAGGATATTGATTTGCAATCAGCAACGCCAGTCTATAGCATCCCCACATGATAATTACCCATATCTTTAACTCCTCTTATTACGCCAATCAATTACAGATAACTTTGCATAACACCATCTACATAAGCGTCACACTTTTCATTTCAATAACTACTACTTGGCCACCTTGTAGCTTGATGGTGTTAGGGTCGACTATTTTATCTACCATCTCAAACTTATTATCTAACCTGCACACACCATGCCCTGAGATTTTGGGAAGGTCACCATTCCATTCCTTATCACTGAAGTTAATAACAACTAGGTACTTGTCAGCACGGAGGTAGGCGTAGACTTGTGAGTCGACATGGATATCCTGTGTTTTCACCTTCTTGAATGCATCATTGCGACGGAGTGCACTAGCAGCCTTGTACACACTGTAGTGTGATTTATTACCTTTCTCTTGCTCCTTAACACCTGCATAAAAACACAACATGAAGTAAGAGAAAGGCAGAGCCATAATCCATGATGAAAATTTTGCCAAGACCTTGCAAGACTAATATGTGTTTTAGTACATGTTGGTGCAAAATGAATGGCCCAATCAGATAAAGTCCtgtttttgatattttgcaAACTAGGATCAGATATTTTTCATGTATGaggcaacattttttttgtattagcAGCATAATAATTTTGAAGGTAATTTTAAATAAACAAGCTAGTTTACATGGTTAAAACAGTACAAACTCATAAAAATCTGTTCACAGACCTTCTCCATCCCATTTCATGCTCTCCAAACCAAGTTCCTGGCCACTGGTAGACAAGGGCGTACCAGGAAGGGTCAAAAGCAAAACATTCATGGCATCAACCATCTTATCATCAATCTTGCTATCGCCAAGAGTAAATGTTGGCCATTTACCAGCAGGGACCATGGCCAGATATGCCATCACCGTCTTGTTAATTGACCCTGGGAGGTCAGCCAAGTCAATTTTGTTGGCGAGGGCTGCAACAGGTAGGTCGCTACTGTTGTACAGCGCAGCAATGTTCTTTGTACTGCTGACTTGTACAACAAGAGCTCTGTAAGACCCATCAACCTCATCCAGAGTGTCACGGAACGTCTTGACAATATTCAGATTTCCATCcaaatctgaaacaacaaaGAATGTCAGACAAATGAAATGTTTAAGCCACtgtttattttgtgttttggGGGGTTTATGGACTCAATGACATGACACATCAAACTAAAACAAGTAAAGAACCAGAAAACCAGAAACTCTTGCCCCTGGGAATCGAACACTCATACTCATTGAATGTCCATGTTGCTTGCATGAGTATACATGGTCTCTCTCGTAATGCCAGAATTTGAGAGTGTGAAAATTAAAGTCATTTCTCCATATGGCATTTTTAAAAGGTGATCTATGAGCCTCAAGCCATTATAGCAACAGGGGATTTAATTTCTTCATTGGATGGAATGTACAATTTGGGTAAAAGCTACTCATCAAATAATGATAATCAATGTTGTGATTGGTGAGAAACTACTGGAATATTGAAGGGAAATAGCTCAGTCCAATTTCAAATGAGAATTTCACAGCCATTACCACCTGAAAGCACTCAATAATTTATAGTTGTCCTATTTGAAAATCCTTAAATTACAGTCAAATATTTCAATGATTCTAGTGGTcggttttcttttcttcataAATTATCATATTTCATATAAAGTGAATTAAAAGCTCAAGTCAAAGAGTAAACGCCGACTGAAAAGAATAATACGTGATTTTGTCCGAGCTAATCGGTTTGCTCTTTGCCCTATCTGTATCGGTTTCaaatactttctccttcaaaCAGCACGAAACTTGTCTTCAGTCTGGCTAGAAATGGAAGGGATCAAATTATACGGCCGcaagaaaaattaaattagCCGGTCcataaaaaacaatattctACTCGCGCGGTTTATGCAAATTTTAAGGCACGTGTAGTGTGTTCATTTCGTTTCAGTCAAATGCCACGTAACATTTTCGTAAATGTAAACTcataaaaagagaaaacattCAAGATTATAAGTACTTCCGAAGAttaaagaaaacatcagaaacAAAATCCAATTTTAGTAAAATACTGAACCTTTTTATCAACAACAGTTTAAGTCAGCAGATTCGACTCGATATCACTAATGTTTACTAACCATATGTGGAGTTGTGTTTGGTCATGTCGTAAGTCAGAGGGAGACTGGCATTAAACTTCTCTGTGTAGCCGTCGTTTCTGAAGTCGCTATCCTCAAGAAGGTACTCGATGCCGCTAACACTGAAACCATCGACTCCTTTCTCACTCCAAAATTTCACAACCCCGTTGATCGCTTTAACGACGGCCTCTTCGTGGTAGTTTAGATCGGGCTGGTCGACACTGAATTGGTGAAGGTAATATTGGTTGGTCTTTGGGTCTTTTTCCCAAGCACTACCGCCGTTCATCGAGGGCCAGTTGTTGGCTGAATCCCTCCAGACGTACCAATTTCTTTTCGAATTCGTTTTGTTTACGCTGCTCTCTTCAAACCACTTATTCTTCTTCGACGTGTGATTGGGGACGAAGTCTACGATGACCCTCATCTTCCTATCGTGCGCTTTTTTCAAAAGATTTTGGAAATCTTCCATTTTGCCGAGAGCATTGTTTACGTCTTGTAAATCTTCTTCGCTGAATACAGCGCCTATACTTAGTACCTTCACGCCAAGGTTCTCGAGGTAACCGAGTTTGTCGATTATGCCGGTAAGATTCTTGTTGAATTGTTGAGCGGATATTTTGTATACGACTTCGTTTTCTAACCAGGATTTATCCATATCTCTAACTTTAGCCTTAGCACATTTAGGAGCGACtataatgataacaacagcGGCCACGATCATAGCAAGGATCACCAACCCGAAAAACACAACAAGGACCATGCGTGTTTTGCTGTACTTTGCCACTTCTTCATCGCTCGGCTTTTGGGGTACTCTAGAAGGCTGTTCGAGCTTGACTTTCACTTCGTCTTTCCCTTGAAGGGAGTTGAATTCTACCTCATTCGACATGGTCACTGGTGTTGTAGCTCTCCCAGAACGGTTAAAAACTCAGGATACCACAACAAAAGGATTCGGAGACcaacttcaaaatggcgcgaaGGAAGAAATAATATTCCACGCGCTTGGTTGGTCACGAGGCCTACGCATGGGACACTGAATGGGCTTCCCTTTTGGCCAATCACATTTGTCTGCTCTTTTAACTTTCAAAGAATAACAAATGTGATTGGTTTAGGCATCATGCATATTAACACTGCGTAAAATACTTTCGAAACCTGTTTTGTTGTCGAGTTGGTGGTGGATGATGCAATAAAGTTGGGTTGTTTCATAAAATGACCTTCAAGTTTGAAACATAGCAATACGTAGGCTGATTTTAACTGCCACTTGGCAATTTTGTGGGGGGAACTCGTACTAAGCAACCGGAACCTCGATAACTTAGAACTAGAAAACAAAGATGTTATATTCACTTTGCTGCGTATAAGGTGTGTCACGCGATTATCACGCGAAAAGTCACTCCCAGAGGGCAAGGGTCAATATGGAATGCACAACCTTGAGAGGATAATCTATTGTCTCAATGGGATGCGCAACCTTGAGAGGATATTCTATTGTCTCCCGCCTATTGGAATGCGCAACCTTGAGATTTCACGCAAGCTTTCATAAGAAAGGCTATCTCCGTTACACCAAACAACCTCGAGAAGTATTCCCGGGACTAAGAATACCTGTGACGCCTCTATATATGTCCACCTGTATACTCACCTGACTACCAAAGTTAGACGCGCCACGACTTCTTGTATAAAGACCATGCGTGTAAGCCCTTTCACAGCTTGGGTATTTATTAAAGCAAGCTGATCTAATGAATAAAAAGCACGGTTAGGGGAGAAGCCGTTATTGATTAATTGTCGTTCTAGCGACCTAGCGACAACCTGCTGAATTCCAGAAAGAAAATAGCTgtaggaaaagaaaaaaaacagatatgCCTACTTCTATGGGGAAGTAGTAAAACCTGCCGATAGTCCGAGGCTTTAtataaatacagggacgtaacagggggtggggcactggggtaTACATACAGTATACATATACCGTATATATCCAGTATATATAATGCGTGATTTTTGacgttcataaaagagtgctCGATACACTGTCGTAGAGGGAGATATATCTTGATGTGCGGAAAAGACGCAAACTACTTTTTCATCCCTACGAGACccgtttcgtggttgcccactcatcaggggatttattAATCATACCATCGCATATACATAATATCACCATATATACAGTCTATATACAATAtttcataaataaaaaaggcgcgaaatttgaatggctTAATTGTTgcgtagcagggctttgtttttGTAGCGACACGAAGACACTAGCTCGTTGCGCTTTGACAGCTTGGGTTGGCGAATGATGATACGTTTTTCTTTTAGACAAAGATTGCATCGTTTTATTGGAGCTTTATTATTACCGCTATATGTTAAAATGcaccctattaataacattttaaaaacaagattgataacctaatgtaataaggcgaggagaggggtataccagaaatttggtccgctgaaatagaaaaacgaaccaccccgctcaaaaccctggctacgggcctggagTGAGATGATAGGATGCGTCATGAAATAGTGTTCGATGTTGTTGTCCTTGAGGTTCCCATATGTGTTTGCTGAGTTCAGTCGCGTTTCTGTGTTTAGCGTGGCGGAATGAGGCTGTGTGATTTTTTGTATTCGTTTTCGTTGAGTCCTACGTAGGTTTCTGTTTCTTTTCTTGTTACGGTGGCTTGGTAAATTTATGATGATtggaggcagtttccgtcgAGAGGGCAAGTGTTCTTTTGTctgcagttgcatgtcttgcATGTGGGGGTGTCTTCGGTTGTCAATGATGAGTTATAatgcgcttgttgtggttCTCGATTATCTGTTTGGTGTTGCtcatgcagctgtaactgatCTTGATGGTGTtttttggatattttttttgagttttttgtctttcgggaagtgcttgtctatgagggagaggaatctgtggccgatgttaGTGCTCCACTTTTTAGCTAAAGGTGTCAaactttttatcatttttaaatGTCACACACTTTGATAGAAAGCTgtttgctttttaaaatatgtaTACTTGTCCCGTAACTAAGTTGGACACTGTGGCCCTGCAAATATATCGTTATTACTTCTGATAAGAAAATATCCAAAAAATTACTATGGAGATGACCAAAATCAAGCGAGATCTTTGGTGACGATCAAAACTTTGCTCTTGGTTGTCAGGTGTCTTGCATGCATTTGGTGCCGAGCTATGCTTCGCATTTAGTTTTTCTATAGATGAGAATTAGTGGCATCTCTTCCTGAACCTGTCAAATCTACCtaaaaatgcattttctcTACAAGGGCCTGTTGAAAATGTCACTTGATTTATTACCATATTAGGAGAGTCTTGGGCATTATTGAGTGCTGTGCTTACGGATGTTTGAAAGCAAAGACGAATTTATGGGGATTTTTTCACTGAAATTTGAgttaaaaaatggcaaaacCTGAGGCCCCCGTGACATCCACGGAAAGCTAGGCTCGCGAATGAAGGGAGGGGAAATTCTGGTGCGTGGGTTGGATAATGTAGAAAATTACTTggacaaagacaaaaaaaatcgcaTTATATGTTTTTTCATCACAAGACTCTGGATAGTGTGCGAGGATAGGGTTTTCAGAGTTCCCCTtgcaccacaggaatcccgaaactCCTTGAAACAGTAATTTCCGAATAAACCCACTGGAGAATCGACTAGCAGGCTAGTTTCCAAGTCATTTCCATGACTTCCTAGTTGAGGCACTACTTTGTACAGGTGAAGAAGTTACAGCCAGTGGAATGTGTTAGCTACAGCATAAAATCTCATGTCCATATTATGATACTACCATCCACACCACAGCTGGCAACAGTGCTTGGAAGTGTTGGATGGAATGATACATCCATGCAAACGCCACTATGTCCAGGTAAAGAAGTTACCAGGCGGGATGATTGCTCATTGTAGACATACACACTACCATCAGCTGAGGCAGAGAGAACAAGAGTACCATCTGGACTAAAGTCACACCCAATCCAATATGCAGAGACCTGCAAAAAAAGATttgataagaaaaataaaataattttataggCTCGATTCAGGcgcatacccaggattggctgagaggCGGGGGATTCAGTCATAAGTATTATGTGGAAAAAGCAAAGTTTTTGATtccttaaaaagaaatgacctactttttggccgccaagggggggggggggattgccAGAGCACCCTGTGCACCCTTCTGTTTACACGCCTGTGATTTTCAGCTTGTTTTTGTTAGCTTACAATCTATTCCCCCTATTAACTGCCCACATAAGTGAGGCTGATGAGGCCTCCAGTAGTGACGGCTGATATGCAACAGAGACTTGGCAAGATTCAGATCCTTAGACTCTACTGGTAATCTAAATCATTCCAGAAAGTCAGAGGTGGAGAGGCATCACCCAAATAAGCTTATACAGTCTATTGACAAAACATTGTCTTCAACAACATAGCCACCGAGTCTAAGCTAAAATACGCtttggctaatatatgcagctaggtgcttcagtggtttttacccatgttTACATGCAGGCTTGTCTTTAGTTGCGAAGCCGGTGGATGACAACATTTTGTCAATCAACTGTATGCAGAGCATACCTAGTATAAGGACATCTAAAATTTGGTTCTTTTATGGGTGTTAGAAAAAGGCCGTTTACATACCTTGTGTCCCTCATATCTTTTGTACTTGTTCAATTTATATGGTCTCTTGGTAGAGAATATAGCCAGATAGTTGCCATTGGATTGAGCAATGAATTGGCAACCGCTTGGATGGACTTTTAGACTAGTGCAGGTGAAAGCTTCCTTTTTGACCACAAAATAAGTAAATTAGTGAGTGAACGTATGAGTGAACGTATGAATGAAAGAAttaaaatcaatcaatcaatcaataaaaataatagtcaATCATTAATGAATCAATTTACAGACACTGGTGGGCAGACTGACCAACCAATGGACAGACATACAAACAGACAGACCCACAAAAATCAAATTATGTATTCATTTTTCTAAAAAGTAAAACattttgattatcatttgcaGGCATAAACTGTGAGCATGATTTTGAAATGCTAAATTGCTTttcatgaaaaaaagaaacaacacaaaaactaCAGAATTCCATTCTTATTTATTCTGATTCTTATTTTAATCATTACAGTCATCATACCTGATaaatttgattggataaaattGCAGTGGAGATGAAGTCCCATGCCATGATGCCCTTGTCAGTTGAATTGCGTCTTATCACTTCTGCTGCAGAGAAGAATTCCTGGCCATTTGGGAGAAATGCTAGTGCTTGTACCTGGCCAAAGGCTGCATGATACTCTGTGATTACCTGGATCAAATGCTAATGCTAAGTTCAAATCTTGTATCATTCATGAGCCATATTCAAAATACGCAAAGTATGCAAATGAACTTAGCCAATTGTTATATCTTCATTTACATTAGATACAGCTTATGGATAATACAATGTTTGAACTTACATAGACTAAGCACTCAACTGTTAACTTTGTTGtatacaaaaattaaaaatttacAATATTGTGGATCTGGACCAGCGTTTACACATCCCTTCACCCATATAAGATCAACCATCACGCACATGAGAATGTAGAAATAAGTATTTACTCACATTTCCTGTCCTAACATCCCAAGACTTGATTCCATTTCTTGCACCTCCAGTCAGAAACACATTTCGGTCAATAGGGTGGTACTGCACACAAGTAACATAATCATTTTGATGGAACAAAGAGACTTGACAACCTgctcaaagaagaaaaagacacACTTAGTTATGTGAGATAGAGTCTCCTCTAAcatctaccccccccccccccaataatcaTTCTGATGGAACACAGAGACTTGACAACctgctaaaaaaaaaggcacACTTAGTTATGTGAAATAGAGTCTCCTCTAACATCTCCCTCCCCATAATCATTCTGATGGAACACGGAGGCTTGACAACCTGCTCAAAAAAGAGAAAGACACACTTTGTTATGTGAGATAGAGGCCCCTCCTGCCTTGCAAgatttgataatgatgattgtaTATAATGCCAAACCTGTATGTATGTCTATGAGCCTTGAACTCTTATCATATCCACAACTGAGAAGTTGCATGCCACCGGGACTCCATTTGACATCCTTAACAGCACCCCCATGAAAAGTGTGACTCTTGACACAGATCCCATTCAGATATGTATCCCACACCCGAACACTATTATCCATAGAGCATGACGCAAGCAAATTAGTATAAACTGGGTTCCAGTCCAAACGGTTTACACCACTTGTGTGAGCTTGGATTTTTAAGCGAGATTTTCTTGGCGATTTGTTTTTTATGCATTTCTCTGGTTCCGCCATAGGTTTAGCTTCAACCAATTCTCCAGGACAATATTGAATATTGGTTGATTGTCTTGGCAAAGGTCCAATAAACTcttcattaccaccaccagtTTCATCTGTACTTTTAGCCTTTGTAATCAAAGATCCTGGGTTAGAGATTGTTTCATTATTTCTCAATCGTTTGGAAACATAGGGTCTGGTCTTAGCGCCATTTGAAAGACTCAAGGAAGGTGTCCTAGAGAGTGATGTCGATTGGTTTGTCACACACATTGtatttctatctattttaaaaTCAGAGTCATGTAATGACGCCCTTTTCAAACTAGGACCTTGAGTCCTATTATTGTATTCTCCGTTTGCAATTGAAGCCCCTGGAACCGGTTTGTCTTTTTGAAGGACAGCAGAGCTCAGTGCCATCATTGCACTTTGCGATTTCAAGTCttttttgaagtttcttgAAGAACATTCGACTTCCTTGTTGCTAGCCGCAAGCGGGTCGATAGTTGCCTGTTCTTCTGGCTCAGAATCAGAGCTTCCATAAGAACAAAGTGCATCCATTagttaatttaaaaaaaaaattaactcaAGAAGTATTTTACCCACGAATAAGTTGTCTTCTTTCACACTCAAGCTGACATTTTGAATGAGGACTGGAAACTAGCGGTAAAGTTAGACCACGGGTATCCCATTtgtgacagaaaaaaaaaatgttattagtaaaaaggaaaaaaaaaatcttcctTTTTTTGATAAAGCTACGAACTTACAAGTGAATCAAATATTTTGGATCTCAACTGCACTGCTGCTAGACTCGAATTTACGATGTTTTCGATCACCATGGACATGGGGTTGGGCTTCCTGTAGTCGTGTGAAATCAACAATGGCGGCGGACAAAGCGCCAGGAAATGTCTTGCAATCGAGTGTGTATCTTTAGTACTCAGTATTCGAgctgcttgttttttttttgtttttttgtttttttgttttttagtttGTTGTTTAAAATTATAGTCTATAAGTGATATTACTCAACTAGCTTTCCTTTtgattgttttaattttctctTTCACACAATTCTATCGATATGCAGCTGTCAAGACAAGTCAAGTTTCTCCCAAGCGAGTTGCTGTCGTAGGTGCAGGGGTGGCTGGACTTGCTGCCACAGCTGTCCTGGAAGAGGAGGGGTTTGATGTGATTCTTCTTGAAGCATCTGACTACCTTGGTTG encodes:
- the LOC5507007 gene encoding neutral and basic amino acid transport protein rBAT, with the protein product MSNEVEFNSLQGKDEVKVKLEQPSRVPQKPSDEEVAKYSKTRMVLVVFFGLVILAMIVAAVVIIIVAPKCAKAKVRDMDKSWLENEVVYKISAQQFNKNLTGIIDKLGYLENLGVKVLSIGAVFSEEDLQDVNNALGKMEDFQNLLKKAHDRKMRVIVDFVPNHTSKKNKWFEESSVNKTNSKRNWYVWRDSANNWPSMNGGSAWEKDPKTNQYYLHQFSVDQPDLNYHEEAVVKAINGVVKFWSEKGVDGFSVSGIEYLLEDSDFRNDGYTEKFNASLPLTYDMTKHNSTYDLDGNLNIVKTFRDTLDEVDGSYRALVVQVSSTKNIAALYNSSDLPVAALANKIDLADLPGSINKTVMAYLAMVPAGKWPTFTLGDSKIDDKMVDAMNVLLLTLPGTPLSTSGQELGLESMKWDGEGVKEQEKGNKSHYSVYKAASALRRNDAFKKVKTQDIHVDSQVYAYLRADKYLVVINFSDKEWNGDLPKISGHGVCRLDNKFEMVDKIVDPNTIKLQGGQVVVIEMKSVTLM
- the LOC5507016 gene encoding WD repeat-containing protein 25 — protein: MDALCSYGSSDSEPEEQATIDPLAASNKEVECSSRNFKKDLKSQSAMMALSSAVLQKDKPVPGASIANGEYNNRTQGPSLKRASLHDSDFKIDRNTMCVTNQSTSLSRTPSLSLSNGAKTRPYVSKRLRNNETISNPGSLITKAKSTDETGGGNEEFIGPLPRQSTNIQYCPGELVEAKPMAEPEKCIKNKSPRKSRLKIQAHTSGVNRLDWNPVYTNLLASCSMDNSVRVWDTYLNGICVKSHTFHGGAVKDVKWSPGGMQLLSCGYDKSSRLIDIHTGCQVSLFHQNDYVTCVQYHPIDRNVFLTGGARNGIKSWDVRTGNVITEYHAAFGQVQALAFLPNGQEFFSAAEVIRRNSTDKGIMAWDFISTAILSNQIYQEAFTCTSLKVHPSGCQFIAQSNGNYLAIFSTKRPYKLNKYKRYEGHKVSAYWIGCDFSPDGTLVLSASADGSVYVYNEQSSRLVTSLPGHSGVCMDVSFHPTLPSTVASCGVDGSIIIWT